A DNA window from Engraulis encrasicolus isolate BLACKSEA-1 chromosome 3, IST_EnEncr_1.0, whole genome shotgun sequence contains the following coding sequences:
- the naif1 gene encoding nuclear apoptosis-inducing factor 1, producing MASQAKKRKMNFSEREVEIIVEEMEKQKHILVNHFNAGVTHIAKNNAWIEILKRVNAVTTCQRELAEVKKKWSDLKTEVRRKVAQARAAMEGNGDCTSVPVILTSMQQRICNLLGEATIISLPAGDAGAEISVPVAMSSAATVTLTQTDIQTGTTACEVKTLEGETTYHTLEDGMVEYCTTETPVTVTTETPVEVLTAAAAVGVAVQAECGVGGGGVGGGGVKPQELKSRIALNSAKLLQEQRVTNLHVREIAQHLENQNDLLQMIRRSQEAQACAQERQAQALEGTQAALLALIQMFRPALKDLRKYLQGANNTTGAAGSTPGAEG from the exons ATGGCGTCACaggcaaaaaagagaaaaatgaatttttcagagagagaggttgagatcATTGTGGAGgaaatggaaaaacaaaaacacattttggttAACCACTTCAACGCTGGCGTTACCCACATCGCCAAAAACAATGCATGGATTGAGATACTGAAGCGCGTAAATGCTGTGACTACTTGTCAACGAGAATTAGCCGAGGTTAAAAAGAAGTGGTCCGATCTGAAGACCGAAGTGCGTCGGAAAGTGGCCCAGGCCCGAGCAGCCATGGAGGGCAACGGGGACTGCACTTCGGTGCCCGTCATCCTGACTTCCATGCAGCAGAGAATATGCAACCTGCTAGGAGAAGCCACAATCATCAGCCTTCCCGCCGGCGACGCGGGCGCAGAGATCAGTGTTCCTGTAGCGATGAGTTCGGCGGCTACGGTAACACTCACGCAAA cAGACATCCAGACTGGGACAACAGCCTGTGAAGTTAAAACTCTTGAAG GTGAGACCACCTACCACACGCTGGAGGACGGCATGGTGGAGTACTGCACCACGGAGACGCCGGTCACGGTCACCACGGAGACGCCGGTGGAGGTGCTGACGGCCGCGGCGGCGGTGGGGGTGGCGGTTCAGGCCGAGTGCGGCGTCGGTGGCGGGGGTGTGGGCGGCGGCGGCGTGAAGCCTCAGGAGCTGAAGAGCCGCATCGCCCTCAACTCGGCCAAGCTGCTGCAGGAGCAGCGCGTCACCAACCTGCACGTGCGCGAGATCGCCCAGCACCTGGAGAACCAGAACGACCTGCTACAG ATGATCCGGCGTTCGCAGGAGGCGCAGGCGTGTGCCCAGGAGCGGCAGGCGCAGGCCCTGGAGGGCACGCAGGCCGCCCTGCTCGCCCTCATCCAGATGTTCCGGCCCGCACTCAAGGACCTGCGCAAGTACCTGCAGGGAGCAAACAACACCACGGGGGCAGCAGGGAGCACGCCAGGggcagagg gatga
- the slc25a25a gene encoding calcium-binding mitochondrial carrier protein SCaMC-2-A: MLSLCLYVPVSNSDPIEVDYFESNRLPSELKSLFKLSVLLPSQEFSTYQKWRKKSVREEKEVDGQLDFEEFVHYLQDHEKDLKLVFKTLDKKDAGNINAKEIVDSLRDLGVHITLQQAEGVLRSMDKNGTMTIDWNDWNNCPTQQPEESIPEIILYWKHSTIFDVGESLLVPDEFTTEEKLTGMWWRHLVAGGGAGAVSRTFTAPLDRLKVIMQVHGTRSGNMCIMSGLTQMIKEGGIRALWRGNGINVIKIAPETALKFMAYEQIKRIMGSNQGSIGISERFVAGSLAGVFAQSVIYPMEVLKTRLALRKTGQYAGISDCAKQVLRREGLGAFYKGYVPNMLGIIPYAGIDLAIYETLKNSWLQRYGSESKDPGIFVLLACGTVSSTCGQLASYPLALVRTRMQAQATLQSTGPQLSMTGLFKQILQTEGPTGLYRGLTPNFLKVIPAVSISYVVYENIKSSLGVQSR, from the exons ATGTTGTCTCTTTGTCTTTACGTGCCTGTTTCCAACTCGGATCCAATCGAGGTTGATTATTTCGAGTCAAATCGTCTTCCATCCGAGCTGAAATCGCTTTTCAAGCTAAGCGTGCTCCTCCCATCTCAAGAATTTTCTACGTACCAGAAATGGAGAAAG AAAAGTGTgcgggaggagaaggaggtggatggCCAACTGGACTTTGAGGAATTCGTCCATTACCTGCAAGACCACGAAAAGGACCTGAAGCTCGTCTTCAAGACACTGGATAAGAAGGATGCCG GTAATATCAATGCCAAAGAGATTGTGGATTCGTTACGAGACCTTGGGGTCCACATCACATTACAGCAGGCGGAAGGTGTCCTGAGGAG CATGGACAAGAACGGAACAATGACCATTGACTGGAATGACTGGAACAACTGCCCCACCCAGCAGCCGGAAGAGTCCATCCCAGAGATCATTTTGTATTGGAAGCACTCAACG ATCTTTGATGTGGGCGAGAGCCTGCTGGTTCCTGATGAGTTCACCACGGAGGAGAAGCTGACCGGCATGTGGTGGAGGCACCTGGTGGCCGGAGGAGGGGCTGGAGCCGTCTCTCGAACCTTCACCGCTCCCCTGGACCGCCTCAAGGTTATCATGCAg GTCCACGGCACCCGGAGCGGGAACATGTGCATCATGAGCGGCCTGACCCAGATGATCAAGGAGGGCGGCATCCGGGCGCTCTGGAGGGGGAACGGCATCAACGTAATCAAGATCGCGCCCGAGACGGCCCTCAAGTTCATGGCCTACGAACAG ATTAAGCGCATTATGGGAAGCAACCAGGGCTCCATCGGCATCTCTGAGCGTTTCGTTGCCGGCTCCCTGGCAGGTGTCTTCGCCCAGAGCGTCATCTACCCTATGGAG GTTCTGAAGACCCGTCTGGCGCTGAGGAAGACGGGCCAGTATGCGGGCATCTCGGACTGTGCCAAGCAGGTGCTGCGGCGGGAGGGCCTGGGGGCCTTCTACAAAGGCTATGTGCCCAACATGCTTGGCATCATCCCCTACGCTGGCATCGACCTGGCCATCTACGAG ACTCTGAAGAACTCGTGGCTGCAGCGTTACGGGTCTGAGAGTAAAGACCCAGGCATCTTTGTCCTCCTGGCCTGCGGAACAGTCTCCAGTACCTGTGGTCAATTGGCCAGCTATCCTTTGGCCCTGGTccgcacacgcatgcaggcacaag CAACGCTACAGAGTACGGGCCCCCAGCTGTCCATGACGGGGCTCTTCAAGCAGATCCTCCAGACGGAGGGCCCCACGGGCCTGTACCGGGGCCTCACCCCCAACTTCCTCAAAGTCATCCCCGCCGTCAGCATCAGCTACGTGGTGTACGAGAACATCAAGTCCTCGCTCGGGGTCCAGTCTCGGTGA